In Magnetospirillum sp. XM-1, a single window of DNA contains:
- the purL gene encoding phosphoribosylformylglycinamidine synthase subunit PurL: protein MSKITAEVIAQHGIKPDEYKKILEIMGREPNLTELGIFSVMWSEHCSYKSSKKWLKTLPTKAPWVICGPGENAGIIDIGDGQAIVFKMESHNHPSFIEPYQGAATGVGGILRDVFTMGARPIANMNALRFGDPSHPKTRHLVAGVVAGIGGYGNCVGVPTVGGETNFHPSYNGNILVNAMTVGLADKDKIFYSAAAGIGNPVVYFGSKTGRDGIHGATMASAEFDEKSEEKRPTVQVGDPFTEKLLIEACLELMSTDAIVAIQDMGAAGLTSSSFEMASKGGLGIEMDLDAVPMREEGMTPYEIMLSESQERMLMVLKPGREALAKAIMDKWELDFAVVGVLTDTGRMVLKRHGEVVADLPIDPLALASPEYDRPWTAPAKRPVVDAKDVPQICVAEALKILVACPDLASKRWIYSQYDHMVMGDTVGRPGGDAAVVRIHGTDKAVGITTDVTPRYVLADPYEGGRQAVAEAYRNLSAVGALPMAVTDNLNFGNPEKPEIMGQIVEAIRGMGQACVELDFPVVSGNVSLYNETQGNAILPTPAVGGVGLLEDVNKSATVAFKRAGSSIVLIGETKGWLGSSLYLREIAKREDGAPPPVALHRERRAGELVRQLIGDGLVQACHDVSDGGLLVAVAEMAMASADKIGAKLDAPHNLPLHAWCFGEDQGRYVLEVSDNDLASVLEEAAEHDTTARVIGKTGGSVISVGGRAVPVYELAEANEGWLPAYMGEEMSGH, encoded by the coding sequence ATGAGCAAGATCACTGCCGAAGTCATCGCGCAGCACGGCATCAAGCCGGACGAGTACAAGAAGATCCTCGAGATCATGGGCCGCGAGCCCAATCTGACCGAGCTCGGCATCTTCTCGGTGATGTGGTCCGAGCATTGCTCGTACAAGTCGTCGAAGAAGTGGCTGAAGACCCTGCCGACCAAGGCCCCCTGGGTGATCTGCGGCCCCGGCGAGAACGCCGGCATCATCGACATCGGCGACGGCCAGGCCATCGTCTTCAAGATGGAAAGCCACAACCACCCCAGCTTCATCGAGCCCTACCAGGGCGCGGCCACCGGCGTGGGCGGCATTCTCAGGGACGTGTTCACCATGGGCGCGCGTCCCATCGCCAACATGAACGCGCTGCGCTTCGGCGATCCCTCGCACCCCAAGACCCGCCATCTGGTGGCGGGCGTGGTGGCCGGCATCGGCGGCTACGGCAATTGCGTCGGCGTGCCCACCGTGGGCGGCGAGACCAATTTCCACCCCAGCTACAACGGCAACATCTTGGTCAACGCCATGACCGTGGGTCTGGCCGACAAGGACAAGATCTTCTATTCGGCCGCCGCCGGCATCGGCAATCCCGTGGTCTATTTCGGCTCGAAGACGGGGCGTGACGGCATTCACGGCGCCACTATGGCCTCGGCCGAGTTCGACGAGAAGTCCGAGGAAAAGCGCCCCACCGTGCAGGTGGGCGACCCCTTCACCGAGAAGCTGCTGATCGAGGCCTGCCTGGAGCTGATGTCCACCGACGCCATCGTCGCCATTCAGGACATGGGCGCCGCCGGCCTGACCTCGTCCTCCTTCGAGATGGCGTCCAAGGGCGGCCTGGGCATCGAGATGGATCTCGACGCCGTGCCCATGCGCGAAGAGGGCATGACTCCTTACGAGATCATGCTGTCCGAATCCCAGGAACGCATGCTGATGGTGTTGAAGCCCGGCCGCGAGGCCCTGGCCAAGGCCATCATGGACAAGTGGGAGCTGGACTTCGCCGTGGTCGGCGTGCTGACCGACACTGGTCGCATGGTGCTCAAGCGCCATGGCGAGGTGGTGGCCGATCTCCCCATCGATCCGCTGGCCCTGGCTTCGCCCGAGTATGACCGTCCCTGGACCGCCCCGGCCAAGCGTCCGGTGGTTGATGCCAAGGACGTGCCCCAGATCTGCGTCGCCGAGGCGCTGAAGATTCTGGTGGCCTGCCCCGATCTGGCGTCCAAGCGCTGGATCTACTCCCAGTACGACCACATGGTGATGGGCGACACGGTGGGCCGCCCCGGCGGCGACGCCGCCGTGGTGCGCATCCACGGCACGGACAAGGCGGTGGGCATCACCACCGACGTGACGCCCCGCTACGTGCTGGCCGACCCCTACGAGGGCGGTCGCCAGGCGGTGGCCGAGGCCTATCGCAACCTGTCGGCGGTGGGCGCCCTGCCCATGGCCGTCACCGACAACCTGAACTTCGGCAATCCGGAAAAGCCCGAGATCATGGGCCAGATCGTCGAGGCCATCCGCGGCATGGGCCAGGCCTGCGTGGAGCTGGACTTCCCCGTGGTGTCGGGCAACGTCTCGCTCTACAACGAGACCCAAGGCAACGCCATCCTGCCCACCCCGGCGGTGGGCGGCGTCGGCCTGTTGGAGGACGTCAACAAGTCCGCCACCGTGGCCTTCAAGCGCGCCGGCTCGTCCATCGTGCTGATCGGCGAGACCAAGGGCTGGCTGGGCTCGTCGCTTTACCTGCGCGAGATCGCCAAGCGTGAGGACGGCGCCCCGCCGCCCGTGGCGCTGCATCGCGAACGCCGCGCCGGCGAGCTGGTCCGCCAGCTGATCGGCGACGGCCTGGTGCAGGCCTGCCACGACGTCTCCGATGGCGGCCTGCTGGTGGCGGTGGCCGAGATGGCCATGGCGTCGGCGGACAAGATCGGCGCCAAGCTGGACGCGCCCCACAATCTGCCGCTGCACGCCTGGTGCTTCGGCGAGGACCAGGGCCGCTACGTGCTGGAAGTCTCCGACAACGATCTGGCCAGCGTGCTGGAAGAGGCGGCGGAGCACGACACCACGGCGCGCGTCATCGGCAAGACCGGCGGTTCGGTGATCAGCGTCGGCGGCCGCGCCGTGCCGGTCTATGAACTGGCCGAGGCCAACGAAGGCTGGCTGCCCGCCTATATGGGCGAGGAAATGTCGGGCCACTGA
- a CDS encoding acyl carrier protein, translating to MSDVAERVKKIVVEHLGVEEAKVTENASFIDDLGADSLDTVELVMAFEEEFSVEIPDDAAEKILTVKDAIDFITANS from the coding sequence ATGAGTGACGTGGCTGAACGGGTTAAGAAGATCGTCGTCGAGCATCTGGGCGTCGAAGAGGCCAAGGTGACCGAGAACGCCTCCTTCATCGATGACCTGGGCGCCGACAGCCTCGACACCGTCGAGCTGGTGATGGCCTTCGAAGAAGAATTCTCCGTCGAGATCCCCGATGACGCCGCCGAGAAGATTCTCACGGTGAAGGACGCCATCGATTTCATCACGGCGAATTCCTAA
- the mltG gene encoding endolytic transglycosylase MltG encodes MKPWMKIAAALMAVLVLAAAWIAWEGHRRFTGPGPSPRPVTVIIPKGSGTELIAQSLEGAGVVSSRYVFAAGVKLRRATLKAGEYAFPAHVSPEEAMRIIAEGKVVIHKLTVAEGLTVRQVLDLVKEADFLSGSVTRKPAEGRLLPETWHMVRDEARDDVVARMEKAMAQTLDVLWVARAPGLPLKSKDDALILASMVERETAVDSERAKVAAVFYNRLAKGMRLQSDPTVIYGVSDGLGELDHPLTRAELQTNHPWNTYTIDGLPKTPIANPGRASLEAVLHPAKTDALYFVADGTGGHAFARTLDEHNSNVAKWRQLEKAGK; translated from the coding sequence ATGAAACCCTGGATGAAGATCGCCGCCGCCCTGATGGCTGTGCTCGTCCTGGCGGCCGCCTGGATCGCCTGGGAAGGCCACCGCCGCTTCACCGGGCCGGGGCCGTCGCCCAGGCCGGTTACCGTGATCATTCCCAAGGGGTCGGGCACCGAGCTGATCGCCCAGTCGCTGGAAGGTGCCGGCGTGGTCTCGTCCCGCTATGTCTTCGCCGCCGGCGTCAAGCTGCGCCGTGCCACGCTGAAGGCCGGCGAATACGCCTTTCCCGCCCATGTGTCGCCGGAAGAGGCCATGCGCATCATCGCCGAGGGCAAGGTGGTGATCCACAAGCTGACGGTGGCCGAGGGGCTGACCGTGCGCCAGGTCCTCGATCTGGTGAAGGAGGCCGACTTCCTGTCCGGCTCCGTCACCCGCAAGCCGGCCGAAGGCCGCCTGCTGCCCGAGACCTGGCACATGGTCAGAGACGAAGCCCGCGACGACGTCGTCGCCCGCATGGAAAAGGCCATGGCCCAGACCCTGGACGTGCTGTGGGTGGCCCGCGCCCCCGGCCTGCCGCTTAAATCCAAGGACGACGCCCTGATCCTCGCCTCCATGGTCGAGCGCGAGACGGCCGTGGATTCCGAACGCGCCAAGGTCGCCGCCGTGTTCTACAACCGCCTCGCCAAGGGTATGCGGCTGCAATCCGACCCCACGGTGATCTATGGCGTGTCCGACGGACTGGGTGAGCTCGACCATCCGCTCACCCGGGCCGAGCTCCAGACCAATCACCCCTGGAACACCTACACCATCGACGGATTGCCAAAGACCCCCATCGCCAATCCCGGCCGCGCCTCGCTGGAAGCCGTGCTCCACCCGGCCAAGACCGACGCGCTGTACTTCGTCGCCGACGGCACCGGCGGCCACGCCTTCGCCCGGACGCTGGACGAGCACAATTCAAACGTGGCGAAGTGGCGGCAGTTGGAGAAGGCGGGGAAGTAG
- the purQ gene encoding phosphoribosylformylglycinamidine synthase subunit PurQ, translated as MKAAVIVFPGSNCDRDVAVALEASMGSKPLMVWHRDTQLPDLDLIVVPGGFSYGDYLRCGAMAAHSPIMREVKRQAEKGTRVLGICNGFQILTETGLLPGVLMRNRNLKFICQDVYLRVENAETDFARKHKLGDVVRYPIAHAEGNYFVEPEAFRAMEGNGQVAFRYCSKTGEVSDATNPNGALSNVAGIYNETKTVLGLMPHPERLAEDLLGGSDGKKMFDSLVEALR; from the coding sequence TTGAAAGCCGCCGTCATCGTTTTCCCCGGCTCCAACTGCGACCGTGACGTCGCCGTGGCGCTGGAAGCAAGCATGGGCTCCAAGCCCCTCATGGTGTGGCACCGCGACACCCAACTGCCCGACCTGGACCTGATCGTGGTCCCCGGCGGCTTCTCCTATGGCGATTACCTGCGCTGCGGCGCCATGGCGGCCCATTCGCCGATCATGCGGGAGGTCAAGCGCCAGGCGGAGAAGGGCACAAGGGTGCTGGGCATCTGCAACGGCTTCCAGATCCTGACCGAAACCGGCCTGCTGCCGGGCGTGCTCATGCGCAACCGCAATCTCAAGTTCATCTGCCAGGACGTGTACCTGCGCGTCGAGAACGCCGAGACCGATTTCGCGCGCAAGCACAAGCTGGGCGACGTGGTGCGCTATCCCATCGCGCACGCCGAGGGCAACTACTTCGTCGAGCCCGAGGCCTTCCGCGCCATGGAGGGCAATGGCCAGGTGGCGTTCCGCTACTGCTCGAAGACTGGCGAGGTGTCCGATGCCACCAATCCCAACGGCGCCTTGTCCAACGTGGCCGGTATCTATAACGAGACCAAGACGGTGCTGGGCCTGATGCCCCACCCCGAGCGTCTGGCCGAGGACCTGCTGGGCGGGTCCGACGGCAAGAAGATGTTCGATTCCCTGGTGGAGGCGCTGCGATGA
- the fabG gene encoding 3-oxoacyl-[acyl-carrier-protein] reductase — MFDLSGKTALVTGASGGIGGAIARALHARGAVVGLHGTRREALDALAAELGERVHVLPANLSDAAAVEQLAKDAEAAMGSIDILVNNAGLTKDGLVLRMKDEDWQTVIDVNLTAAFRLSRAAVKGQMKRRWGRIVNITSIVGVTGNPGQVNYAASKAGMIGMSKALAQEVASRNITVNCVAPGFISSAMTDVLSDEQKAKLNAGIPAGRMGTSEEIAAAVVYLASAEAAYVTGQTLHVNGGMAMI, encoded by the coding sequence ATGTTCGATCTTAGCGGCAAGACCGCCCTGGTGACCGGCGCCTCGGGCGGCATCGGCGGCGCCATCGCTCGTGCCCTGCATGCCCGTGGCGCCGTCGTCGGCCTGCACGGCACAAGGCGCGAGGCGCTCGACGCCCTGGCCGCCGAACTGGGCGAGCGCGTCCACGTCCTGCCCGCCAACCTGTCGGACGCGGCGGCCGTCGAGCAGCTGGCCAAGGACGCCGAGGCGGCCATGGGCTCCATCGACATCCTGGTCAACAACGCCGGCCTGACCAAGGACGGCCTGGTGCTGCGCATGAAGGACGAGGACTGGCAGACGGTGATCGACGTCAATCTCACCGCCGCCTTCCGCCTGAGCCGCGCCGCCGTCAAGGGCCAGATGAAGCGCCGCTGGGGCCGCATCGTCAACATCACCTCCATCGTCGGCGTCACCGGCAATCCGGGGCAGGTCAACTACGCCGCCTCCAAGGCCGGCATGATCGGCATGAGCAAGGCGCTGGCCCAGGAAGTGGCCAGCCGCAACATCACCGTGAACTGCGTGGCGCCGGGCTTCATCTCCTCCGCCATGACCGACGTGCTGTCGGACGAGCAGAAGGCCAAGCTTAACGCCGGCATTCCCGCCGGACGCATGGGCACCTCGGAAGAGATCGCGGCGGCCGTGGTCTATCTGGCTTCCGCCGAGGCCGCCTACGTGACGGGCCAGACCCTGCACGTCAACGGCGGCATGGCGATGATCTAG
- the glk gene encoding glucokinase: protein MTSEAVPVLVADIGGTHARFALVGADGEAANPVVLRCADYDGPAPAIKAYLADQGGGAAPRRGAFAVASVIDGDRIELTNSPWRFSIEATRQAVGLERLEVVNDFTAVALSVRHLKPEHLVAMGGGAALAGRPIAVLGPGTGLGVSALVPAASGEWTALDTEGGHVTMAAATEREARILDRLRTQFDHVSAERVLSGQGLVNLYQAIAALSGHQAVFSTPDVISKRGLDGSCPVSREAVETFFAMMGTVAGNLALSLGAKGGLFIAGGILPRMADAFRLSSFRTRFEAHGRFQPYLAQIPVWLITHPLPAFVGLAALVGSENSA from the coding sequence ATGACGTCCGAAGCCGTTCCGGTTCTGGTCGCCGACATCGGCGGCACCCATGCCCGCTTCGCCCTGGTGGGCGCCGATGGCGAGGCGGCCAACCCGGTGGTGCTGCGCTGCGCCGATTACGATGGTCCGGCGCCCGCCATCAAGGCCTATCTCGCCGACCAGGGGGGCGGGGCCGCACCCCGGCGCGGGGCCTTCGCCGTGGCCTCGGTGATCGACGGCGACCGCATCGAGCTGACCAATTCCCCCTGGCGCTTCTCCATCGAGGCGACCCGCCAGGCCGTGGGGCTCGAGCGGCTGGAGGTGGTCAACGACTTCACCGCCGTGGCGCTCTCGGTCCGTCATTTGAAGCCCGAGCATCTGGTCGCCATGGGCGGCGGAGCGGCCCTGGCCGGGCGCCCCATCGCCGTGCTGGGGCCGGGCACCGGGCTCGGCGTGTCGGCCCTGGTTCCCGCCGCCTCGGGCGAGTGGACGGCCCTCGATACCGAGGGGGGCCACGTCACCATGGCCGCCGCCACCGAGCGCGAGGCCCGCATCCTCGACCGCCTGCGCACCCAGTTCGACCATGTCTCGGCCGAGCGGGTGCTGTCGGGGCAGGGGCTGGTCAACCTCTACCAGGCCATCGCCGCCCTGTCCGGGCATCAGGCGGTGTTCTCCACCCCCGACGTGATCAGCAAGCGGGGCCTGGACGGTTCGTGCCCGGTCAGCCGCGAGGCGGTGGAGACCTTCTTCGCCATGATGGGCACCGTGGCGGGCAATCTGGCCCTGTCGCTGGGGGCCAAGGGCGGCCTGTTCATCGCCGGCGGCATCCTGCCGCGCATGGCCGACGCCTTCCGCCTGTCGTCGTTCAGGACGCGCTTCGAGGCCCATGGGCGGTTCCAGCCCTATCTGGCCCAGATCCCCGTCTGGCTGATCACCCACCCGCTGCCGGCCTTCGTGGGATTGGCGGCTTTGGTGGGCTCCGAGAATTCCGCATAG
- the grxD gene encoding Grx4 family monothiol glutaredoxin translates to MSNPVFDRIRQDLSENDVVLYMKGTPMFPQCGFSAAVVQVLTNLGVKFKGIDILVDPSLREGIKQFTNWPTLPQLYVKGEFVGGCDIVREMAESGELKQLMADKGVASA, encoded by the coding sequence ATGAGCAATCCCGTTTTCGACCGCATCCGCCAGGACCTTTCCGAGAATGATGTGGTCCTCTACATGAAGGGCACGCCCATGTTCCCGCAGTGCGGCTTTTCCGCCGCCGTGGTGCAGGTGCTGACCAATCTGGGCGTCAAGTTCAAGGGCATCGACATCCTGGTCGATCCTTCCTTGCGCGAAGGCATCAAGCAGTTCACCAACTGGCCGACCCTGCCGCAGCTCTACGTCAAGGGCGAGTTCGTCGGCGGCTGCGACATCGTGCGCGAGATGGCCGAATCGGGCGAGCTGAAGCAGCTGATGGCCGACAAGGGCGTCGCCAGCGCCTAG
- the glgA gene encoding glycogen synthase GlgA: MRVLFASSEVFPLVKTGGLADVSGALPAALAQAGVDVRILLPGYPDAIAAAGAKKVAGALGDPFGLGAEAMLLSGKLPDSGVPVWLVDCPALFERVGGPYQDSQGRDWPDNALRFALLSWTAAHLCTEGSPVKWRPQVLHANDWQTGLAAAYLHAWNVTQRPATVFTIHNIAYQGQFPPDMVARLGFPPDMYAMEGFEYYDTLSYLKAGLFYSDRITTVSPRYAKEIQTPAFGCGMDGLLSHRATDLVGILNGADYGVWNPATDSHLAHPYAPGDSAGKARNKAALQAELGLAQDPDAPLMVIVSRLNDHKGMDLVLAALPNILKMGAQVAVVGTGDRHLEDGFRAAAAAHPTQVAARIGYSEPLAHRMMAGGDMLLMPSRFEPCGLTQFYAFRYGTVPIAHATGGLADTLVDSGYDTLMTGKANGFVFEHCNVGAFQWAVERAVGLYTRKDQWTKIVKACVAQDFSWGRSAALYGDLYKSFAGNGKGKKKA; the protein is encoded by the coding sequence ATGCGCGTGCTGTTCGCTTCCTCAGAAGTGTTTCCGCTGGTCAAGACCGGCGGGCTGGCCGACGTGTCGGGGGCGCTGCCCGCCGCCCTGGCCCAAGCCGGCGTGGATGTCCGCATCCTGCTGCCCGGTTATCCCGACGCCATCGCCGCCGCCGGGGCCAAGAAGGTGGCCGGCGCGCTGGGCGACCCCTTCGGCCTGGGGGCCGAGGCGATGCTGCTATCCGGCAAGCTGCCCGACAGCGGTGTTCCTGTCTGGCTGGTGGACTGTCCCGCCCTGTTCGAGCGCGTCGGCGGTCCCTATCAGGATTCCCAGGGCCGCGACTGGCCCGACAACGCGCTGCGCTTCGCCCTGCTGTCGTGGACGGCCGCCCATCTTTGCACCGAGGGCAGCCCGGTCAAGTGGCGGCCCCAGGTGCTGCACGCCAACGACTGGCAGACCGGCCTGGCGGCGGCTTATCTCCACGCCTGGAACGTGACCCAGCGCCCGGCGACGGTCTTCACCATCCACAACATCGCCTATCAGGGCCAGTTCCCGCCGGACATGGTGGCGCGCCTGGGCTTCCCGCCCGACATGTACGCCATGGAAGGGTTCGAGTATTACGACACCCTGTCCTACCTCAAGGCTGGGCTGTTCTATTCCGACCGCATCACCACGGTCAGCCCGCGCTATGCCAAGGAGATCCAGACCCCGGCCTTCGGCTGCGGCATGGACGGCCTTTTGTCCCATCGCGCCACGGACCTTGTCGGTATCCTCAACGGCGCCGATTACGGGGTGTGGAATCCGGCCACCGATTCCCATCTCGCCCATCCCTATGCCCCCGGCGATTCGGCCGGCAAGGCGCGCAACAAGGCGGCGCTGCAGGCGGAACTGGGCCTGGCCCAGGACCCGGATGCGCCGCTGATGGTGATCGTCAGCCGCCTCAACGACCACAAGGGCATGGACCTGGTCCTGGCGGCCCTGCCCAACATCCTGAAGATGGGCGCCCAGGTGGCGGTGGTGGGAACCGGCGACCGGCACCTGGAGGACGGTTTCCGCGCCGCGGCCGCCGCCCATCCCACCCAGGTGGCGGCGCGCATCGGCTATTCCGAGCCCCTGGCGCATCGCATGATGGCCGGCGGCGACATGCTGCTGATGCCATCCAGGTTCGAGCCGTGCGGCCTGACCCAGTTCTACGCCTTCCGCTACGGCACCGTGCCGATAGCCCACGCCACCGGCGGGCTGGCCGACACCCTGGTGGACAGCGGCTACGACACCCTGATGACCGGCAAGGCCAACGGCTTCGTGTTCGAGCATTGCAATGTCGGCGCCTTCCAGTGGGCGGTCGAGCGGGCCGTGGGGCTTTACACCCGCAAGGACCAGTGGACGAAGATCGTCAAGGCCTGCGTCGCCCAGGACTTCTCTTGGGGGCGTTCGGCGGCGCTGTACGGTGACCTCTACAAGTCGTTCGCCGGCAACGGCAAGGGAAAGAAGAAGGCATGA
- a CDS encoding BolA family protein: protein MPMEANEIEALIREGIPDAKVIIEDLRGDGDHYSALVISEAFRGKSRVAQHQMVFAAMQGKMGGQLHAMALQTATPDNAPDFAKD from the coding sequence ATGCCCATGGAAGCCAATGAGATCGAAGCCCTGATTCGCGAGGGGATTCCCGATGCCAAGGTGATCATCGAGGATCTGCGCGGCGACGGCGATCACTACTCGGCCCTGGTGATTTCCGAGGCCTTCCGCGGCAAGAGCCGCGTCGCCCAGCATCAGATGGTCTTCGCCGCCATGCAGGGGAAGATGGGCGGCCAGCTGCACGCCATGGCGCTGCAGACCGCGACCCCCGACAACGCCCCCGATTTCGCCAAGGATTAG
- the fabF gene encoding beta-ketoacyl-ACP synthase II: protein MRRVVVTGLGLTTPLGNGVKVNWERLIAAQSGIRRIDAFDVSDLAAQIAGVIPRGTNPGELDLDAVVPAKDRRRMDDFIVYGLAAAAEAVEDSGWKPSDAESLERTGVMIGSGIGGLPNIADGALTLEKSGPRRISPFFIPAALINLVSGHLSIKYGFKGPNHAVVTACATGAHAIGDAARIIQFDDADVMVAGGAEAAIHRLGIAGFAAAKALCTSYNDRPTEASRPWDRDRDGFVMGEGAGVVVLEELEHAKKRGAKIYGEVIGYGMSGDAHHITAPAEDGNGAVRAMKAAIKRAGVNVEDIDYVNAHGTATMGDTIELGAVKQVFGSHAYKLSMSSTKSAIGHLLGAAGAVEAIYSLLAIRDQVAPPTLNLHNPDEGCDLDLVPLKAKERKIKVALSNSFGFGGTNASLVLRGL from the coding sequence ATGAGACGTGTTGTCGTCACCGGCCTCGGCCTGACCACTCCGCTCGGCAATGGTGTCAAGGTCAACTGGGAGCGTCTGATCGCCGCCCAGTCCGGCATCCGCCGCATCGATGCCTTCGATGTTTCCGATCTCGCCGCCCAGATCGCCGGTGTCATTCCGCGCGGTACCAATCCGGGCGAGCTTGATCTCGATGCCGTCGTTCCCGCCAAGGACCGGCGCCGCATGGACGATTTCATCGTCTATGGCCTGGCCGCCGCCGCCGAGGCCGTCGAGGATTCCGGCTGGAAGCCTTCCGACGCGGAATCGCTGGAACGTACCGGCGTGATGATCGGTTCGGGCATCGGCGGTCTGCCCAACATCGCCGACGGCGCCCTGACCCTGGAGAAATCCGGTCCGCGCCGCATCAGCCCCTTTTTCATCCCCGCCGCGCTGATCAACCTGGTCTCTGGCCATCTGTCGATCAAGTACGGCTTCAAGGGACCGAACCACGCCGTGGTCACCGCCTGCGCCACCGGCGCGCACGCCATCGGCGACGCCGCCCGCATCATCCAGTTCGATGATGCCGACGTCATGGTGGCCGGCGGCGCCGAGGCCGCCATTCACCGCCTGGGCATCGCGGGTTTCGCCGCCGCCAAGGCGCTGTGCACCAGCTACAACGACCGCCCGACCGAGGCCTCGCGCCCCTGGGACCGCGACCGTGACGGCTTCGTCATGGGCGAGGGCGCCGGCGTCGTGGTGCTGGAGGAACTCGAGCACGCCAAGAAGCGCGGCGCCAAGATCTATGGCGAGGTGATCGGCTACGGCATGTCCGGCGACGCCCATCACATCACCGCTCCCGCCGAAGACGGCAACGGCGCCGTGCGCGCCATGAAGGCCGCCATCAAGCGGGCCGGCGTCAATGTCGAGGACATCGACTACGTCAACGCCCACGGTACCGCCACCATGGGCGACACCATCGAGCTGGGCGCGGTCAAGCAGGTGTTCGGCAGCCACGCCTACAAGCTCTCCATGTCGTCCACCAAGTCGGCCATCGGCCACCTGCTGGGCGCGGCGGGCGCGGTGGAAGCCATCTACTCGCTGCTGGCCATCCGCGATCAGGTCGCGCCGCCCACCCTCAACCTGCACAATCCGGACGAGGGCTGCGACCTCGACCTGGTGCCGTTGAAGGCCAAGGAGCGTAAGATCAAGGTGGCGCTGTCCAACTCGTTCGGGTTCGGCGGCACCAACGCCTCGCTGGTGCTGCGCGGCCTGTAA
- the glgC gene encoding glucose-1-phosphate adenylyltransferase, protein MYDPTDRSAAIDIEVNDRLRKTLALILAGGRGSRLMDLTDWHAKPAIPFAGKFRIVDFTLSNCINSGIRRIGVLTQYKAHSLLQHIQRGWGFLRGEFNEFIELLPAQQRTQGENWYKGTADAVFQNLDIVRAHRPEHVLILAGDHVYKMHYGRMLAHHLAAGADVTVACIEVPLEAAKGFGVMAVDDDDRIIRFDEKPANPQPMPGHPDKAMASMGIYIFNAQLLFDMLQKDSTAAGTSHDFGKDLIPALVGTHRVIAHHFQDSCVMHEGAREHYWRDVGTIDAYWEANIDLTTVTPALNLYDESWPIWTDQPQSPPAKFVFDSDHRRGMAVDSLVAGGCIVSGAVVRRSMLFSNVRVNSYCVVEDAVILPNVDIGRHARLKRCIVDQGVVVPPGLVVGEDAALDAARFHRTEKGITLVTAEKLKLLGA, encoded by the coding sequence ATGTACGATCCCACCGATCGGAGCGCCGCCATCGACATCGAGGTCAACGACCGCCTGCGCAAGACCCTGGCGCTGATCCTGGCGGGCGGGCGCGGCTCGCGCCTGATGGACCTCACCGACTGGCACGCCAAGCCGGCCATTCCCTTCGCCGGCAAGTTCCGCATCGTCGACTTCACGCTCTCCAACTGCATCAATTCCGGCATCCGCCGCATCGGCGTGCTGACCCAGTACAAGGCCCATTCCCTGCTGCAGCACATCCAGCGCGGTTGGGGTTTCCTCAGGGGCGAGTTCAACGAGTTCATCGAGCTGCTGCCCGCCCAGCAGCGCACCCAGGGCGAGAACTGGTACAAGGGCACCGCCGACGCGGTGTTCCAGAACCTGGACATCGTCCGGGCGCATAGGCCCGAGCATGTGCTGATCCTGGCCGGCGACCATGTCTACAAGATGCATTACGGCCGCATGCTGGCCCACCACCTGGCGGCCGGGGCCGACGTCACCGTCGCCTGCATCGAGGTGCCGCTGGAGGCCGCCAAGGGCTTCGGCGTCATGGCGGTGGACGACGACGACCGCATCATCCGCTTCGACGAGAAGCCCGCCAACCCGCAGCCCATGCCCGGACATCCCGACAAGGCCATGGCCAGCATGGGCATCTACATCTTCAACGCCCAGCTGCTGTTCGACATGCTGCAGAAGGACTCCACAGCCGCAGGGACCAGCCACGATTTCGGCAAGGACCTGATCCCCGCCCTGGTCGGCACCCACCGGGTGATCGCCCACCACTTCCAGGATTCCTGCGTCATGCACGAAGGGGCGCGGGAGCATTACTGGCGCGACGTCGGCACCATCGACGCCTATTGGGAGGCCAATATCGACCTCACCACGGTGACGCCGGCGCTGAACCTCTATGACGAGAGCTGGCCCATCTGGACCGACCAGCCGCAATCGCCGCCCGCCAAGTTCGTGTTCGATTCCGATCACAGGCGCGGCATGGCGGTGGATTCCCTGGTGGCGGGAGGCTGCATCGTCTCGGGCGCCGTGGTGCGGCGCTCCATGCTGTTCTCCAACGTCCGGGTCAATTCCTATTGCGTGGTCGAGGACGCCGTCATCCTGCCCAACGTCGACATCGGCCGCCATGCGCGCCTGAAACGCTGCATCGTCGACCAGGGCGTGGTGGTGCCGCCGGGTCTGGTGGTGGGCGAGGACGCCGCCCTGGACGCCGCCCGCTTCCACCGCACGGAAAAGGGCATCACCCTGGTGACGGCGGAGAAGCTGAAATTGCTGGGAGCATAG